The Danio aesculapii chromosome 8, fDanAes4.1, whole genome shotgun sequence genome window below encodes:
- the csde1 gene encoding cold shock domain-containing protein E1 isoform X4, whose product MEASNPSLATPSTSSQPIPRSASVSCHTSRSSGGKKQKRTPLYQRSMSFDPSLLHNNGHSGFANGTSMGIRETGVVEKLLTSYGFIQCSERQARLFFHCSQYNGNLQELKIGDDVEFEVSSDRRTGKPIAVKLVKIKAEMLPEERISGQVVSAIPSHLDGKSPPGQLPTGSVCYERNGEVFYLTYTLEDVEGNVSLDIGDKVSFYMETNKHTGAVSAHNIVLVQKKESRCQGVVCATKEAFGFIERGDVVKEIFFHYSEFKGDLEALQAGDDVEFTIKERNGKEVATDVRLLPQGTVIFEDISIETFEGTVSKVIPKVPTKNQNDPLPGRISARINFTDKELLFGEKDTKSKVTLLEGDHVQFNISTDRRDKLERATNIDILPDTFHFTKETREMGVIAAMRDGFGFIKCVDRDARMFFHFSEVLEESQLHISDEVEFTVVPFFNRPSCLHQDMLSAQRNHAVRIKKLPKGTVSFHTQSELRFMGVVEKEAIPAITIKNSSPSKGKEKGKVEKDAEEGLIAYEDVGVKTTLPYHIKDLEGGVYPQLGDKVEFSISEVKRTGQQSAVSFKILNRAVGSKRLLGYIATLKDNFGFIETANHDQEIFFHYSEVCGDVDNFDLGDTVEYTLSKGKGNKISAEKVTKIAAVNGVGEDVSSTVSLGKVVRPLRSVDPSQTEYQGLIEITEDGSNKGQSYPFGIVGMANKGDCLQKGEMVKFQLCTVAQTGQKMACNIMPQRRALVECVKDQFGFITYEVGESKKLFFHVKEVQDGLELQAGDEVEFSVILNQRTGKCSACNVRRVSEGPKPVATPRPDRLVNRLKSITLDDSNAPRLVIIRQPRGPDNSKGFSVERKSRQPGVID is encoded by the exons atGAGTTTTGACCCCAGTCTGCTGCATAATAATGGCCATAGTGGCTTTGCCAATGGAACTAGTATGGGAATTCGTGAGACTGGAGTAGTTGAAAAACTGCTCACATCTTATGGCTTCATTCAATGTTCTGAGAGACAGGCCCGTCTCTTCTTCCACTGCTCTCAATATAACGGCAACCTGCAGGAGCTTAAAATCGGAG ATGATGTGGAGTTCGAGGTGTCATCTGATAGGCGCACTGGCAAACCAATTGCAGTGAAGCTGGTAAAAATCAAGGCAGAAATGTTGCCAGAAGAGCGAATTTCTGGGCAG GTAGTGTCGGCTATCCCTTCTCATCTGGATGGGAAGTCTCCACCTGGCCAATTGCCCACAGGCAGTGTGTGTTATGAGAGAAACGGG GAAGTGTTTTATTTGACCTACACCCTAGAAGATGTGGAAGGAAACGTTTCTTTAGATATTGGAGATAAAGTTAGTTTTTACATGGAGACCAACAAGCA tactGGTGCTGTTAGTGCTCACAACATTGTTTTGGTGCAGAAAAAAGAATCGAGATGTCAGGGAGTGGTTTGTGCTACCAAG GAGGCCTTTGGATTCATTGAGCGAGGGGATGTTGTGAAGGAAATCTTTTTCCACTACAGTGAGTTTAAAGGAGACCTGGAGGCTTTACAAGCTGGAGACGATGTGGAATTCACCATTAAAGAAAGAAAC GGAAAGGAAGTGGCCACAGATGTGAGACTGTTGCCTCAGGGCACTGTTATATTTGAGGACATTAGCATTGAGACCTTCGAGGGCACTGTCAGTAAGGTTATTCCCAAGGTCCCCACAAAGAATCAG AATGACCCTCTTCCTGGGAGAATCAGTGCCAGAATCAATTTTACTGACAAAGAGCTGCTATTTGGGGAGAAGGACACCAAGTCCAAAGTGACGCTGCTTGAGGGCGACCATGTCCAGTTCAATATATCCACTGACCGTCGCGACAAACTGGAGAGAGCAACAAATATTGACATCCTCCCTGACACTTTCCATTTCACCAAGGAGACCCGCGAAATG GGTGTGATAGCTGCCATGCGTGATGGTTTTGGCTTCATCAAATGTGTAGACCGTGATGCTCGAATGTTCTTCCATTTCAGTGAGGTTCTGGAAGAGAGCCAACTGCACATTTCTGATGAAGTGGAATTCACTGTTGTCCCT TTTTTTAACAGGCCCTCTTGCCTCCATCAGGACATGCTGTCAGCGCAAAGGAACCATGCTGTGCGGATCAAAAAGCTGCCCAAGGGCACAGTGTCTTTCCACACTCAATCTGAGCTGCGTTTTATGGGAGTGGTGGAGAAAGAAGCCATACCTGCTATCACCATCAAGAACTCCAGCCCCAGCAAGGGCAAAGAGAAG GGTAAAGTTGAAAAG GATGCTGAGGAAGGCTTGATTGCATATGAAGATGTTGGAGTAAAGACCACTCTTCCCTACCATATTAAAGACCTGGAAGGAGGTGTTTATCCACAGCTTGGAGACAAG GTGGAGTTCTCCATCAGTGAAGTGAAACGCACTGGACAGCAAAGTGCTGTGTCCTTCAAGATCCTTAACCGCGCTGTTGGCTCCAAGAGGCTGCTGGGATACATAGCAACTCTAAAGGATAACTTTGGCTTCATAGAAACAGCCAATCACGATCAGGAGATCTTCTTCCATTACAG TGAGGTTTGTGGAGATGTGGATAACTTTGATCTTGGCGATACGGTGGAGTACACTCTCTCCAAGGGCAAAGGAAATAAAATCAGTGCTGAGAAGGTCACCAAAATTGCAGCTG TGAATGGAGTTGGAGAGGATGTGAGCAGTACAGTGTCCCTGGGGAAGGTGGTTCGGCCTCTGCGCAGTGTGGACCCATCTCAGACTGAATATCAAGGCCTTATCGAGATCACAGAGGATG GGTCCAATAAGGGACAGAGTTATCCATTCGGCATCGTTGGTATGGCCAATAAAGGCGACTGTTTACAAAAGGGCGAGATGGTGAAGTTTCAGTTGTGTACGGTGGCACAGACAGGACAAAAGATGGCCTGCAACATCATGCCTCAGCGCAGAGCCCTGGTGGAGTGTGTTAAAGATCAG TTTGGTTTCATCACGTATGAAGTTGGAGAAAGCAAGAAGTTATTTTTCCATGTCAAGGAGGTGCAGGACGGTCTGGAGCTGCAGGCTGGTGATGAAGTGGAGTTTTCGGTTATTTTGAACCAGCGTACGGGCAAATGTAGTGCCTGCAATGTTCGCAGAGTCAG tgagGGTCCAAAACCAGTAGCAACACCTCGACCTGACAGACTTGTCAATCGTTTGAAGAGCATCACTCTGGATGACTCCAACGCTCCTCGTCTCGTCATCATTAGACAGCCTCGTGGCCCTGATAATTCAAAG GGCTTCAGTGTAGAGAGAAAATCCCGCCAGCCTGGTGTAATTGACTGA
- the csde1 gene encoding cold shock domain-containing protein E1 isoform X5, which produces MEASNPSLATPSTSSQPIPRSASVSCHTSRSSGGKKQKRTPLYQRSMSFDPSLLHNNGHSGFANGTSMGIRETGVVEKLLTSYGFIQCSERQARLFFHCSQYNGNLQELKIGDDVEFEVSSDRRTGKPIAVKLVKIKAEMLPEERISGQVVSAIPSHLDGKSPPGQLPTGSVCYERNGEVFYLTYTLEDVEGNVSLDIGDKVSFYMETNKHTGAVSAHNIVLVQKKESRCQGVVCATKEAFGFIERGDVVKEIFFHYSEFKGDLEALQAGDDVEFTIKERNGKEVATDVRLLPQGTVIFEDISIETFEGTVSKVIPKVPTKNQNDPLPGRISARINFTDKELLFGEKDTKSKVTLLEGDHVQFNISTDRRDKLERATNIDILPDTFHFTKETREMGVIAAMRDGFGFIKCVDRDARMFFHFSEVLEESQLHISDEVEFTVVPDMLSAQRNHAVRIKKLPKGTVSFHTQSELRFMGVVEKEAIPAITIKNSSPSKGKEKDAEEGLIAYEDVGVKTTLPYHIKDLEGGVYPQLGDKVEFSISEVKRTGQQSAVSFKILNRAVGSKRLLGYIATLKDNFGFIETANHDQEIFFHYSEVCGDVDNFDLGDTVEYTLSKGKGNKISAEKVTKIAAVNGVGEDVSSTVSLGKVVRPLRSVDPSQTEYQGLIEITEDGSNKGQSYPFGIVGMANKGDCLQKGEMVKFQLCTVAQTGQKMACNIMPQRRALVECVKDQFGFITYEVGESKKLFFHVKEVQDGLELQAGDEVEFSVILNQRTGKCSACNVRRVSEGPKPVATPRPDRLVNRLKSITLDDSNAPRLVIIRQPRGPDNSKGFSVERKSRQPGVID; this is translated from the exons atGAGTTTTGACCCCAGTCTGCTGCATAATAATGGCCATAGTGGCTTTGCCAATGGAACTAGTATGGGAATTCGTGAGACTGGAGTAGTTGAAAAACTGCTCACATCTTATGGCTTCATTCAATGTTCTGAGAGACAGGCCCGTCTCTTCTTCCACTGCTCTCAATATAACGGCAACCTGCAGGAGCTTAAAATCGGAG ATGATGTGGAGTTCGAGGTGTCATCTGATAGGCGCACTGGCAAACCAATTGCAGTGAAGCTGGTAAAAATCAAGGCAGAAATGTTGCCAGAAGAGCGAATTTCTGGGCAG GTAGTGTCGGCTATCCCTTCTCATCTGGATGGGAAGTCTCCACCTGGCCAATTGCCCACAGGCAGTGTGTGTTATGAGAGAAACGGG GAAGTGTTTTATTTGACCTACACCCTAGAAGATGTGGAAGGAAACGTTTCTTTAGATATTGGAGATAAAGTTAGTTTTTACATGGAGACCAACAAGCA tactGGTGCTGTTAGTGCTCACAACATTGTTTTGGTGCAGAAAAAAGAATCGAGATGTCAGGGAGTGGTTTGTGCTACCAAG GAGGCCTTTGGATTCATTGAGCGAGGGGATGTTGTGAAGGAAATCTTTTTCCACTACAGTGAGTTTAAAGGAGACCTGGAGGCTTTACAAGCTGGAGACGATGTGGAATTCACCATTAAAGAAAGAAAC GGAAAGGAAGTGGCCACAGATGTGAGACTGTTGCCTCAGGGCACTGTTATATTTGAGGACATTAGCATTGAGACCTTCGAGGGCACTGTCAGTAAGGTTATTCCCAAGGTCCCCACAAAGAATCAG AATGACCCTCTTCCTGGGAGAATCAGTGCCAGAATCAATTTTACTGACAAAGAGCTGCTATTTGGGGAGAAGGACACCAAGTCCAAAGTGACGCTGCTTGAGGGCGACCATGTCCAGTTCAATATATCCACTGACCGTCGCGACAAACTGGAGAGAGCAACAAATATTGACATCCTCCCTGACACTTTCCATTTCACCAAGGAGACCCGCGAAATG GGTGTGATAGCTGCCATGCGTGATGGTTTTGGCTTCATCAAATGTGTAGACCGTGATGCTCGAATGTTCTTCCATTTCAGTGAGGTTCTGGAAGAGAGCCAACTGCACATTTCTGATGAAGTGGAATTCACTGTTGTCCCT GACATGCTGTCAGCGCAAAGGAACCATGCTGTGCGGATCAAAAAGCTGCCCAAGGGCACAGTGTCTTTCCACACTCAATCTGAGCTGCGTTTTATGGGAGTGGTGGAGAAAGAAGCCATACCTGCTATCACCATCAAGAACTCCAGCCCCAGCAAGGGCAAAGAGAAG GATGCTGAGGAAGGCTTGATTGCATATGAAGATGTTGGAGTAAAGACCACTCTTCCCTACCATATTAAAGACCTGGAAGGAGGTGTTTATCCACAGCTTGGAGACAAG GTGGAGTTCTCCATCAGTGAAGTGAAACGCACTGGACAGCAAAGTGCTGTGTCCTTCAAGATCCTTAACCGCGCTGTTGGCTCCAAGAGGCTGCTGGGATACATAGCAACTCTAAAGGATAACTTTGGCTTCATAGAAACAGCCAATCACGATCAGGAGATCTTCTTCCATTACAG TGAGGTTTGTGGAGATGTGGATAACTTTGATCTTGGCGATACGGTGGAGTACACTCTCTCCAAGGGCAAAGGAAATAAAATCAGTGCTGAGAAGGTCACCAAAATTGCAGCTG TGAATGGAGTTGGAGAGGATGTGAGCAGTACAGTGTCCCTGGGGAAGGTGGTTCGGCCTCTGCGCAGTGTGGACCCATCTCAGACTGAATATCAAGGCCTTATCGAGATCACAGAGGATG GGTCCAATAAGGGACAGAGTTATCCATTCGGCATCGTTGGTATGGCCAATAAAGGCGACTGTTTACAAAAGGGCGAGATGGTGAAGTTTCAGTTGTGTACGGTGGCACAGACAGGACAAAAGATGGCCTGCAACATCATGCCTCAGCGCAGAGCCCTGGTGGAGTGTGTTAAAGATCAG TTTGGTTTCATCACGTATGAAGTTGGAGAAAGCAAGAAGTTATTTTTCCATGTCAAGGAGGTGCAGGACGGTCTGGAGCTGCAGGCTGGTGATGAAGTGGAGTTTTCGGTTATTTTGAACCAGCGTACGGGCAAATGTAGTGCCTGCAATGTTCGCAGAGTCAG tgagGGTCCAAAACCAGTAGCAACACCTCGACCTGACAGACTTGTCAATCGTTTGAAGAGCATCACTCTGGATGACTCCAACGCTCCTCGTCTCGTCATCATTAGACAGCCTCGTGGCCCTGATAATTCAAAG GGCTTCAGTGTAGAGAGAAAATCCCGCCAGCCTGGTGTAATTGACTGA
- the csde1 gene encoding cold shock domain-containing protein E1 isoform X7 produces the protein MSFDPSLLHNNGHSGFANGTSMGIRETGVVEKLLTSYGFIQCSERQARLFFHCSQYNGNLQELKIGDDVEFEVSSDRRTGKPIAVKLVKIKAEMLPEERISGQVGPDLHASPLTVLHGFIHPVVSAIPSHLDGKSPPGQLPTGSVCYERNGEVFYLTYTLEDVEGNVSLDIGDKVSFYMETNKHTGAVSAHNIVLVQKKESRCQGVVCATKEAFGFIERGDVVKEIFFHYSEFKGDLEALQAGDDVEFTIKERNGKEVATDVRLLPQGTVIFEDISIETFEGTVSKVIPKVPTKNQNDPLPGRISARINFTDKELLFGEKDTKSKVTLLEGDHVQFNISTDRRDKLERATNIDILPDTFHFTKETREMGVIAAMRDGFGFIKCVDRDARMFFHFSEVLEESQLHISDEVEFTVVPFFNRPSCLHQDMLSAQRNHAVRIKKLPKGTVSFHTQSELRFMGVVEKEAIPAITIKNSSPSKGKEKGKVEKDAEEGLIAYEDVGVKTTLPYHIKDLEGGVYPQLGDKVEFSISEVKRTGQQSAVSFKILNRAVGSKRLLGYIATLKDNFGFIETANHDQEIFFHYSEVCGDVDNFDLGDTVEYTLSKGKGNKISAEKVTKIAAVNGVGEDVSSTVSLGKVVRPLRSVDPSQTEYQGLIEITEDGSNKGQSYPFGIVGMANKGDCLQKGEMVKFQLCTVAQTGQKMACNIMPQRRALVECVKDQFGFITYEVGESKKLFFHVKEVQDGLELQAGDEVEFSVILNQRTGKCSACNVRRVSEGPKPVATPRPDRLVNRLKSITLDDSNAPRLVIIRQPRGPDNSKGFSVERKSRQPGVID, from the exons atGAGTTTTGACCCCAGTCTGCTGCATAATAATGGCCATAGTGGCTTTGCCAATGGAACTAGTATGGGAATTCGTGAGACTGGAGTAGTTGAAAAACTGCTCACATCTTATGGCTTCATTCAATGTTCTGAGAGACAGGCCCGTCTCTTCTTCCACTGCTCTCAATATAACGGCAACCTGCAGGAGCTTAAAATCGGAG ATGATGTGGAGTTCGAGGTGTCATCTGATAGGCGCACTGGCAAACCAATTGCAGTGAAGCTGGTAAAAATCAAGGCAGAAATGTTGCCAGAAGAGCGAATTTCTGGGCAGGTGGGGCCTGACTTGCACGCCTCTCCTTTAACTGTGCTGCATGGTTTTATTCATCCA GTAGTGTCGGCTATCCCTTCTCATCTGGATGGGAAGTCTCCACCTGGCCAATTGCCCACAGGCAGTGTGTGTTATGAGAGAAACGGG GAAGTGTTTTATTTGACCTACACCCTAGAAGATGTGGAAGGAAACGTTTCTTTAGATATTGGAGATAAAGTTAGTTTTTACATGGAGACCAACAAGCA tactGGTGCTGTTAGTGCTCACAACATTGTTTTGGTGCAGAAAAAAGAATCGAGATGTCAGGGAGTGGTTTGTGCTACCAAG GAGGCCTTTGGATTCATTGAGCGAGGGGATGTTGTGAAGGAAATCTTTTTCCACTACAGTGAGTTTAAAGGAGACCTGGAGGCTTTACAAGCTGGAGACGATGTGGAATTCACCATTAAAGAAAGAAAC GGAAAGGAAGTGGCCACAGATGTGAGACTGTTGCCTCAGGGCACTGTTATATTTGAGGACATTAGCATTGAGACCTTCGAGGGCACTGTCAGTAAGGTTATTCCCAAGGTCCCCACAAAGAATCAG AATGACCCTCTTCCTGGGAGAATCAGTGCCAGAATCAATTTTACTGACAAAGAGCTGCTATTTGGGGAGAAGGACACCAAGTCCAAAGTGACGCTGCTTGAGGGCGACCATGTCCAGTTCAATATATCCACTGACCGTCGCGACAAACTGGAGAGAGCAACAAATATTGACATCCTCCCTGACACTTTCCATTTCACCAAGGAGACCCGCGAAATG GGTGTGATAGCTGCCATGCGTGATGGTTTTGGCTTCATCAAATGTGTAGACCGTGATGCTCGAATGTTCTTCCATTTCAGTGAGGTTCTGGAAGAGAGCCAACTGCACATTTCTGATGAAGTGGAATTCACTGTTGTCCCT TTTTTTAACAGGCCCTCTTGCCTCCATCAGGACATGCTGTCAGCGCAAAGGAACCATGCTGTGCGGATCAAAAAGCTGCCCAAGGGCACAGTGTCTTTCCACACTCAATCTGAGCTGCGTTTTATGGGAGTGGTGGAGAAAGAAGCCATACCTGCTATCACCATCAAGAACTCCAGCCCCAGCAAGGGCAAAGAGAAG GGTAAAGTTGAAAAG GATGCTGAGGAAGGCTTGATTGCATATGAAGATGTTGGAGTAAAGACCACTCTTCCCTACCATATTAAAGACCTGGAAGGAGGTGTTTATCCACAGCTTGGAGACAAG GTGGAGTTCTCCATCAGTGAAGTGAAACGCACTGGACAGCAAAGTGCTGTGTCCTTCAAGATCCTTAACCGCGCTGTTGGCTCCAAGAGGCTGCTGGGATACATAGCAACTCTAAAGGATAACTTTGGCTTCATAGAAACAGCCAATCACGATCAGGAGATCTTCTTCCATTACAG TGAGGTTTGTGGAGATGTGGATAACTTTGATCTTGGCGATACGGTGGAGTACACTCTCTCCAAGGGCAAAGGAAATAAAATCAGTGCTGAGAAGGTCACCAAAATTGCAGCTG TGAATGGAGTTGGAGAGGATGTGAGCAGTACAGTGTCCCTGGGGAAGGTGGTTCGGCCTCTGCGCAGTGTGGACCCATCTCAGACTGAATATCAAGGCCTTATCGAGATCACAGAGGATG GGTCCAATAAGGGACAGAGTTATCCATTCGGCATCGTTGGTATGGCCAATAAAGGCGACTGTTTACAAAAGGGCGAGATGGTGAAGTTTCAGTTGTGTACGGTGGCACAGACAGGACAAAAGATGGCCTGCAACATCATGCCTCAGCGCAGAGCCCTGGTGGAGTGTGTTAAAGATCAG TTTGGTTTCATCACGTATGAAGTTGGAGAAAGCAAGAAGTTATTTTTCCATGTCAAGGAGGTGCAGGACGGTCTGGAGCTGCAGGCTGGTGATGAAGTGGAGTTTTCGGTTATTTTGAACCAGCGTACGGGCAAATGTAGTGCCTGCAATGTTCGCAGAGTCAG tgagGGTCCAAAACCAGTAGCAACACCTCGACCTGACAGACTTGTCAATCGTTTGAAGAGCATCACTCTGGATGACTCCAACGCTCCTCGTCTCGTCATCATTAGACAGCCTCGTGGCCCTGATAATTCAAAG GGCTTCAGTGTAGAGAGAAAATCCCGCCAGCCTGGTGTAATTGACTGA
- the csde1 gene encoding cold shock domain-containing protein E1 isoform X6 produces MEASNPSLATPSTSSQPIPRSASVSCHTSRSSGGKKQKRTPLYQRSMSFDPSLLHNNGHSGFANGTSMGIRETGVVEKLLTSYGFIQCSERQARLFFHCSQYNGNLQELKIGDDVEFEVSSDRRTGKPIAVKLVKIKAEMLPEERISGQVGPDLHASPLTVLHGFIHPVVSAIPSHLDGKSPPGQLPTGSVCYERNGEVFYLTYTLEDVEGNVSLDIGDKVSFYMETNKHTGAVSAHNIVLVQKKESRCQGVVCATKEAFGFIERGDVVKEIFFHYSEFKGDLEALQAGDDVEFTIKERNGKEVATDVRLLPQGTVIFEDISIETFEGTVSKVIPKVPTKNQNDPLPGRISARINFTDKELLFGEKDTKSKVTLLEGDHVQFNISTDRRDKLERATNIDILPDTFHFTKETREMGVIAAMRDGFGFIKCVDRDARMFFHFSEVLEESQLHISDEVEFTVVPFFNRPSCLHQDMLSAQRNHAVRIKKLPKGTVSFHTQSELRFMGVVEKEAIPAITIKNSSPSKGKEKGKVEKDAEEGLIAYEDVGVKTTLPYHIKDLEGGVYPQLGDKVEFSISEVKRTGQQSAVSFKILNRAVGSKRLLGYIATLKDNFGFIETANHDQEIFFHYSEVCGDVDNFDLGDTVEYTLSKGKGNKISAEKVTKIAAVNGVGEDVSSTVSLGKVVRPLRSVDPSQTEYQGLIEITEDGSNKGQSYPFGIVGMANKGDCLQKGEMVKFQLCTVAQTGQKMACNIMPQRRALVECVKDQFGFITYEVGESKKLFFHVKEVQDGLELQAGDEVEFSVILNQRTGKCSACNVRRVSEGPKPVATPRPDRLVNRLKSITLDDSNAPRLVIIRQPRGPDNSKGFSVERKSRQPGVID; encoded by the exons atGAGTTTTGACCCCAGTCTGCTGCATAATAATGGCCATAGTGGCTTTGCCAATGGAACTAGTATGGGAATTCGTGAGACTGGAGTAGTTGAAAAACTGCTCACATCTTATGGCTTCATTCAATGTTCTGAGAGACAGGCCCGTCTCTTCTTCCACTGCTCTCAATATAACGGCAACCTGCAGGAGCTTAAAATCGGAG ATGATGTGGAGTTCGAGGTGTCATCTGATAGGCGCACTGGCAAACCAATTGCAGTGAAGCTGGTAAAAATCAAGGCAGAAATGTTGCCAGAAGAGCGAATTTCTGGGCAGGTGGGGCCTGACTTGCACGCCTCTCCTTTAACTGTGCTGCATGGTTTTATTCATCCA GTAGTGTCGGCTATCCCTTCTCATCTGGATGGGAAGTCTCCACCTGGCCAATTGCCCACAGGCAGTGTGTGTTATGAGAGAAACGGG GAAGTGTTTTATTTGACCTACACCCTAGAAGATGTGGAAGGAAACGTTTCTTTAGATATTGGAGATAAAGTTAGTTTTTACATGGAGACCAACAAGCA tactGGTGCTGTTAGTGCTCACAACATTGTTTTGGTGCAGAAAAAAGAATCGAGATGTCAGGGAGTGGTTTGTGCTACCAAG GAGGCCTTTGGATTCATTGAGCGAGGGGATGTTGTGAAGGAAATCTTTTTCCACTACAGTGAGTTTAAAGGAGACCTGGAGGCTTTACAAGCTGGAGACGATGTGGAATTCACCATTAAAGAAAGAAAC GGAAAGGAAGTGGCCACAGATGTGAGACTGTTGCCTCAGGGCACTGTTATATTTGAGGACATTAGCATTGAGACCTTCGAGGGCACTGTCAGTAAGGTTATTCCCAAGGTCCCCACAAAGAATCAG AATGACCCTCTTCCTGGGAGAATCAGTGCCAGAATCAATTTTACTGACAAAGAGCTGCTATTTGGGGAGAAGGACACCAAGTCCAAAGTGACGCTGCTTGAGGGCGACCATGTCCAGTTCAATATATCCACTGACCGTCGCGACAAACTGGAGAGAGCAACAAATATTGACATCCTCCCTGACACTTTCCATTTCACCAAGGAGACCCGCGAAATG GGTGTGATAGCTGCCATGCGTGATGGTTTTGGCTTCATCAAATGTGTAGACCGTGATGCTCGAATGTTCTTCCATTTCAGTGAGGTTCTGGAAGAGAGCCAACTGCACATTTCTGATGAAGTGGAATTCACTGTTGTCCCT TTTTTTAACAGGCCCTCTTGCCTCCATCAGGACATGCTGTCAGCGCAAAGGAACCATGCTGTGCGGATCAAAAAGCTGCCCAAGGGCACAGTGTCTTTCCACACTCAATCTGAGCTGCGTTTTATGGGAGTGGTGGAGAAAGAAGCCATACCTGCTATCACCATCAAGAACTCCAGCCCCAGCAAGGGCAAAGAGAAG GGTAAAGTTGAAAAG GATGCTGAGGAAGGCTTGATTGCATATGAAGATGTTGGAGTAAAGACCACTCTTCCCTACCATATTAAAGACCTGGAAGGAGGTGTTTATCCACAGCTTGGAGACAAG GTGGAGTTCTCCATCAGTGAAGTGAAACGCACTGGACAGCAAAGTGCTGTGTCCTTCAAGATCCTTAACCGCGCTGTTGGCTCCAAGAGGCTGCTGGGATACATAGCAACTCTAAAGGATAACTTTGGCTTCATAGAAACAGCCAATCACGATCAGGAGATCTTCTTCCATTACAG TGAGGTTTGTGGAGATGTGGATAACTTTGATCTTGGCGATACGGTGGAGTACACTCTCTCCAAGGGCAAAGGAAATAAAATCAGTGCTGAGAAGGTCACCAAAATTGCAGCTG TGAATGGAGTTGGAGAGGATGTGAGCAGTACAGTGTCCCTGGGGAAGGTGGTTCGGCCTCTGCGCAGTGTGGACCCATCTCAGACTGAATATCAAGGCCTTATCGAGATCACAGAGGATG GGTCCAATAAGGGACAGAGTTATCCATTCGGCATCGTTGGTATGGCCAATAAAGGCGACTGTTTACAAAAGGGCGAGATGGTGAAGTTTCAGTTGTGTACGGTGGCACAGACAGGACAAAAGATGGCCTGCAACATCATGCCTCAGCGCAGAGCCCTGGTGGAGTGTGTTAAAGATCAG TTTGGTTTCATCACGTATGAAGTTGGAGAAAGCAAGAAGTTATTTTTCCATGTCAAGGAGGTGCAGGACGGTCTGGAGCTGCAGGCTGGTGATGAAGTGGAGTTTTCGGTTATTTTGAACCAGCGTACGGGCAAATGTAGTGCCTGCAATGTTCGCAGAGTCAG tgagGGTCCAAAACCAGTAGCAACACCTCGACCTGACAGACTTGTCAATCGTTTGAAGAGCATCACTCTGGATGACTCCAACGCTCCTCGTCTCGTCATCATTAGACAGCCTCGTGGCCCTGATAATTCAAAG GGCTTCAGTGTAGAGAGAAAATCCCGCCAGCCTGGTGTAATTGACTGA